A genomic stretch from Bacteroidota bacterium includes:
- a CDS encoding HAD-IA family hydrolase produces the protein MNLLFDLDGTISDPAEGILNSIQYAFTHLNKPAPERHVLLRFIGPPLIDSFKETAGFTEEETHRAVALYREYFNIKGKYENFLYPEIRDVLEAAVKMRHRLFIATSKPTVFAKEIIAHFHLADYFIEVAGSNLDHTRREKAEIINHLLHTYQLNTKDTWMIGDRLHDVAGARKCGVKSVGVNWGYAESGEWLAYSPDLIVENPAELLALIQRLS, from the coding sequence ATGAATCTGCTTTTTGATCTCGACGGAACGATTAGTGATCCTGCCGAAGGCATTCTTAATTCAATTCAGTATGCCTTTACGCACTTAAACAAACCGGCTCCCGAACGTCATGTCCTTTTACGGTTTATTGGCCCTCCGCTTATTGATTCATTCAAAGAAACTGCCGGTTTCACAGAAGAAGAAACACACCGTGCTGTAGCATTGTACCGGGAATATTTTAATATAAAAGGGAAATATGAGAACTTTCTATATCCAGAAATACGTGATGTACTTGAAGCCGCTGTAAAAATGAGACATCGCTTATTCATTGCCACTTCCAAACCTACTGTTTTTGCGAAAGAAATCATTGCCCATTTTCATTTAGCAGACTATTTCATTGAAGTTGCTGGCAGTAATCTGGACCATACCCGTCGTGAAAAAGCAGAGATAATTAATCATCTTCTCCATACCTATCAGCTCAACACGAAGGATACGTGGATGATCGGCGACCGCCTGCATGATGTTGCCGGGGCCCGGAAATGTGGTGTTAAATCGGTGGGGGTAAACTGGGGATATGCGGAATCCGGTGAATGGCTCGCTTATTCACCCGACCTCATTGTTGAAAACCCCGCTGAGCTTTTGGCGCTCATTCAACGCTTGAGTTAA
- a CDS encoding DUF58 domain-containing protein, translating to MPIDKLATQPFSHLELLARQVVEGFITGLHKSPFHGFSVEFAEHRLYNSGESTRHIDWKLYGRSDKLFIKRYEEETNLRCQLVIDHSSSMYFPMDEKGQSLEKNKIHFAVHCAAALTELLRTQRDAVGLSVFAETLETHLPARSSNVHQKQVYHELEQLLQPVTPEVQRKTFAVNALHQIAESIPRRSLVMLFSDMFDNGENTEALFSALQHLRHNKHEVILFHITDKQKELDFLYDNRPHTFIDLETGEEIKVQPAEVRENYLHAITRFKNDLVLRCGQYRIDLVEADINLGFEQVLLPYLMKRQRMV from the coding sequence ATGCCTATTGATAAACTCGCCACCCAGCCGTTTTCGCACCTCGAACTGCTTGCCCGTCAGGTAGTGGAAGGCTTTATAACCGGTTTACATAAAAGCCCTTTTCACGGCTTTTCGGTGGAGTTTGCGGAGCATCGTTTGTATAACAGCGGTGAATCGACCCGGCACATCGACTGGAAGCTTTATGGCCGCAGCGACAAGCTGTTTATTAAACGTTACGAGGAAGAAACCAACCTGCGTTGCCAGCTGGTCATTGATCATTCATCGTCTATGTATTTCCCGATGGATGAAAAGGGGCAGTCGCTGGAAAAGAACAAAATCCATTTTGCCGTGCATTGTGCGGCCGCATTAACTGAACTGTTGCGTACCCAGCGCGATGCCGTGGGCCTTTCGGTATTTGCCGAAACACTTGAAACGCATCTTCCCGCCCGTTCAAGCAACGTACACCAAAAACAGGTGTATCACGAGCTCGAACAGCTGCTGCAGCCCGTAACACCCGAAGTACAACGCAAAACCTTCGCCGTAAACGCCCTGCACCAGATTGCCGAAAGCATTCCGCGCCGCTCGCTGGTTATGCTTTTCAGCGATATGTTTGACAATGGCGAAAATACCGAAGCCCTCTTCTCTGCCCTGCAGCACCTGCGCCACAACAAGCACGAGGTGATTCTCTTTCACATTACCGACAAACAAAAGGAACTGGATTTCCTTTACGATAACCGCCCGCACACCTTCATCGACCTCGAAACCGGCGAAGAAATAAAAGTGCAGCCCGCCGAAGTGCGCGAAAATTACCTCCACGCCATTACCCGTTTCAAAAACGATCTCGTGCTGCGCTGTGGCCAGTACCGTATTGATCTGGTAGAAGCCGATATTAACCTTGGCTTCGAACAAGTGCTGCTCCCCTACCTGATGAAACGCCAGCGTATGGTGTAA
- the trxA gene encoding thioredoxin codes for MALQITDANFEELVLKSDKPVVLDFWAEWCGPCRMVGPIIEEMSAEYDGKAVIGKVDVDNNPEVSMKFGIRNIPTILFFKNGQVVDKQVGAVPKNVLAQKLEAQMA; via the coding sequence ATGGCGCTTCAAATCACCGATGCTAATTTTGAAGAACTCGTTCTCAAGTCAGATAAACCCGTAGTGCTCGATTTCTGGGCCGAATGGTGTGGCCCCTGCCGCATGGTAGGCCCCATCATCGAAGAAATGTCGGCCGAATATGATGGAAAAGCGGTAATTGGCAAAGTAGATGTGGACAACAATCCCGAAGTTTCGATGAAATTCGGTATCCGCAATATTCCCACCATTCTGTTCTTCAAGAACGGTCAGGTGGTGGACAAGCAGGTAGGTGCTGTGCCCAAAAATGTATTGGCACAAAAGCTCGAAGCCCAAATGGCCTGA